The sequence AGCGGAGGCTGCCCGAAGTTCGAATATGAGGAGCAGATCTGGCAAGAAGACCAACCCCTGGAAGAGGCAATCAAAGAATATACCCTCCGCATTTCTTCTACCCATGAGCTTTCGGACAGTGACAGGGAAAGAATCAGAAAGTATCTCGAAAGTATTGCCGTCGACGGGATCGTCCATGAGATCACCAAGACCACTATTGTGGCTATGTATTGGCAGGTGAACTGTAAAAACCCTGAATAAATAGGTAAGGAGCAGAATTATGAAAATAACGATCTTATTAAAAGAAGTTGATCTCATTGGACTTTCAGAGATCAAACCTGGCTCACCTATTTTCTCATCGAAGAAAGCTTTGTAATACTTTGGTTCAAGGCTATAATTCTTTTAGGACAGGATTCCAAAGTGAATAAGCATTTCTTTTAAACGTTTCTGCAATTCCTGAGAGTCATCGCCTAGACCTTGAGGTATTTCGGCACGAAAACGTTGATGCGCATGGTTGTCATATCATTTGCCTTGCGGTATTTATCGAAATCGATATCTTACCCATGTCACCAATTCGTTGGATTCGCTCCGGCTCAATCCTAGAGGGTTCCAAAGCCCAATATAGATAGCCTCTGCGATATCTGTTCCTTGAGTGTTAATATTTAAATCAGGGACAGATACGACATAACTTGTCTGTGTAGGGGTGAGAACAATAGGGCATGCCATAATCATTTTATTCACTCTTTTTTGGTTGGCGACGAGGTTTATATTAAACCCCGTCGCTTAATGATTTTCTTTGCCAGTATGTCATCAATCCTGGTTGTCTTGAGTTGTCTTGAGATCGGTTGATTATGTTTTGTTTTTCGCATAAGAGCTAAAAAGAGAATACGGGTTCGCAATAACATATCTCTTGACAAGAAGCCACCGTTTATCCGGTGGTTTTCGGCTTTTCATCAGTAGAAGTGGGTAAAATAGTTAAAGAAACATCCTGCATCTCAATATACTCACATTCTCCGTCACGTTGCGCATCCTGCAGGTCATTGATCGCAGTTGTGACTGCGTTAAAAAGTGCGTAATACATTTTTTTATAATCAGCCATAGTTACCACCTCTTGCTCCGTTATCGGAGCAATTATAGCATGATTGCCCCCTATAATCAAGGTAAATGTGCTCCGATATCAGAACTAAGAAAGGAAATAATGTTATGGGACAAAATATCAAAGCGAATAAAAGTATCGGCGATAACATTCGTAAATGGAGAGGCACCAGGGGCCTGACCCAAGCGGAGCTTTCGGCCAAATTGCAGATACATGGCTGCGATATTTCGCGGGGAACACTGGCGAAAATTGAGGCTGGTATCAGGCATATTTCTTCTAATGAGTTACAAGGGATAAAGGCAGTATTAGAGATAACTTACGACGATTTTTTTACGAGGTGAAACGAATACTATTTTCAATTTACGCTGTCACCTTATGACCGCACTATAGAGCAAAACCTGCGTGATAAGCTAACTAACTATTGAGGATACCTTTATGGAGTTTTTCCAACAAATCGGTAAAGAACGTGCCGTGTCTTGTGGCGTTATGACCCGATTGTGCTCAACGATAGTTCGACTATTCTTGTAGTAGCGCAGAGTAAAACGGAATAGGATTCTCTTCAATGATAAATTTGAGAAACAAAGCCGGAATGTCGATTATCTCAAAGAACCTGATGAATTCTTTTCTGATAGTCATTTGTATTTTAAAGATGATGGTAATCCAGGGTTTGCGGACTATTCGGTCATTGGAGACGAATATCTTGAAGGCGGCTTTGCCCCGTATGCAGTTGCTATCCATATCGTGTACTTTGCAAAAAATGGAGAACAGAGAGTAAGGCACTTTGTTTCTGATTCAAATGAGGATATAGCCAACCCCGCCAAAAAATTCTATGAAGCGGTTTCCAAATTGGCGACATGGTATAAGACAAAACCTAAGCCGGTTGAATTGACATTGGGGCTAAAAACATTGTTGGATCACTATGATAATCAAACATATCCAGGACCTGGAAGCGTGAAAAAGCTGTCCTTGATGCATCACTTAGAGTTAATGGGAAAATACTTGAGCGAGGTTGGTTAATATGTATTGCTGTACCAACTGCTTTAGGGACCCTGAAATCAAAGGGATTATTCAGGGTTACAATGTTAGCGGCAATTGCAGCTTTTGCGGACAAAGGAATGCCCCTACATATCAAATCGGCACAGATACCAATTTGTCCGATTTATTTGATGAATTGCTGGATGCCTATACTACAGAGGCAAATTTGCCGGAGACTTTCCCCAAAGATAGTACAGACTTGATGAAGAACATTCTCTATTTTAAGTGGAATATCTTTAATGTTGTGCCGGACTGCATTTATAGATTAATTACAAGCATCTGCCATGAAAGATATAGTGAACAACCCGAGTTGTTTGAGGCTCCCGTTGGACTCAAAGTTAAATAGATTTAGTTACGCCGCAGGGAATTCTGTCGGCGTTTTGAATTTTTAGCGAAAAGAAAGATGATAACTGTTGATATCAGGATTATAAAGAAGAAATGCATTTTCGGCCTGTGGAAATTATTTTCTTTCATTAAAAAGTATTGGGGGCGGATGGGCCTCGCTGTGGGGAGCGGGATTCTCAACCAAATTGCAGCCATAGCTGCTTCTGCCTTAGGAGCATATTTGACAGGTATGGCTGTCTTAGGTCGGGGTCAGGACAAAATACTAGTCTTGCTGGCGGTATTGGCCTCCCTAATCCTTGCCAGAGCAGTGATGTATTATTTTAGAGATGTGGTTTGCCCATTATGTGGCCTATGGCGTACTGGCGGATTTCCGGGTTCTGCTTTATAGAGCCTTGGAAAGAATCGCCCCGGGACACCTGATCAACAGGCGCTCCGGAGAAGTGGCTTCAGCTTTGATGGCTGATGTGGAAATTCTGGAATGGTTTTATGCCCATACCTTTGGGGCTTTCCTGGTGGCAGTGATTGTACCCCTCATTGTTCTTTTGGCCATGGGATTTGTCCATTGGGTCCTGCCCCTGATCCTTATACCCTGGATTCTGCTGGTCTGCACGGCACCTTTTTGGCTAAGAAAAAAAGCCGACCAACAGGGAAGCTTAGTCCGTACTTATTTGGCTGGAGTAAATGCTGAAATTGTAGATGGAATTCAGGGCCTGCGGGAAATTCTTTCTTTTGGTTTTGAAGGGGATTATTTAAAGAAGCTGGATCAGAGTACTAAAGTCTTAAGCAAAAGTCAGCTTGATTATGGCAAGAGACTGGGGACTGAAGGAGACATAGTGGATGCCTTTGTCTCCCTGGGAATGCTCTGCATGCTGGTGACTTCCGCCAGCCTGATCGGTTCGGAAAAACTGGAACCCGGGTGGTTTCCAGTGGTTGTTATTATGTCGATTTATGTCTTTGCTCCGGTGACGGGAATTGCAAAAATGGCCCGCAACTTTGGCTTGATTAAAGCAGCCAGCGCCAGAGTATTCAGTTTCCTGGAAATGAAGCCCACATGGTAGTAGACCATAGTGATTTTGTGCCTGATAAGCTTGAAGCCTGGATTAATTTTAAGAATGTGGATTTTCAGTATGGAGAAAATCTTCCCCAAGTATCGAAAAAGGTCTCCTTTAGGATTAATAAAGGAGAAACCGTTGCATTAGTCGGCCATTCAGGTGTCGGGAAGTCCACCTGTGCCAACCTGTTGTTGAGATTCTGGGATGCTTCAGGGGGGGTGGTGGAAATTGGCGGCTATAATATTCGGGATTTTACGCAGCAAACCCTCAGAGAGATGATCTCCTATGTTCCCCAGGATGTTTATTTATTTAACATGTCGGTGGCTGAAAACATCAAACTCGGTAAACCGGATGCTTCAGAGGAGGAAATAAAAAGAGCGGCTAAAGAAGCCTTGGCCCATGAATTTATTGAAAAACTTCCTGAGGGCTACGATACTAATCTCGGGGAGAGAGGTTCCCAACTATCGGGAGGACAGAGACAGAGAATTGCCATTGCCAGGGCGCTCTTGAAAAATGCTCCCATCTTATTGATGGATGAAGCGGTTTCCAATCTGGATACTCAAAATGAACGGGAATTACAGGAAATACTCTTGAAATTGCGTAAGGATAAAACAACCCTGATAATATCCCACCGTTTGTCGACAATTTTATCAGCAGACCGGATTATTGTTCTGGATAAGGGTGAGGTGGCCGAAGTAGGAAGACACGATGAACTTGCCAAAAAAGGAGGAACTTATTATAGGCTTCTCGGCTCTCAGAGAGACGGAATTGTGGCCTAGTTTACGTGGGGCAAAAGCTGCTGTTGCCCATGACTTCTGGGTTATGCAGGTAGGAACTCATAAGACGCTGATTCAAGAAGAATAGAGAAGTCATTGAATAAGTAGCAAAGCCGCGGGATTAAGATCCGCGGCTTTGCTGCCTGATTTGAAGCAGTGAACACTCAATCGGGAAGTTTCGGTTAAGTTACTGTTATTCTTGAAAGGGGAGGTGGCGCACAAATATCTCACTTAAATTAATTGTTAGAGCGTCAAAGATGCTAGACGTTATTCGATCCTCTGTGGAATAGACTTCTGGGCGTCCATACTTGTGGTCAACCAGTTTGTGTATCACAATAGTTTCGTTTTCTGGATAGACGATCCAGTATTCTAAGACACCTGCTTTTTCATATAAGTAGAATTTCTCCTTAAGGTCTCTTCTCAAAGTAGAAGGGGAGATGATTTCTATCACGAGGTCTGGGCTTCCATTGCATCCCTTTTCATCAAGTTTGGAAGGGTCGCAAACAACAATGATATCTGGTTGGACTACATTCGAAGTTTCTTCATCTCTTTCATTGGCAAGAGGTAACCTCACATCAAAAGGAGCAGCATATACTTCACAGGTCTTGCCCCGTAGGTGATTGTGAAAGATAGTTAGTAGTTCTACTAGAATCTTTTGGTGGATGCGTGAAGGAGCAGGAGTCATACTGAAGGCTACACCATCAATAATCTCCCACCGCTGATCTTCTGGCCAAGTTAGGTAGTGCTTGTATCTAAAAACTATACCAGTTTTGCTTATCGTTTTTGCCAAAAAAGATCACTTCCTTCCTATACCTAATCATATTATACCATTAATACCCAATAGGAAAAAGCTAAATAAGATATTGACAGCTAATTCCACAAATAAGACTTGAATCATTTTAGAGAAGTGAGAAAATCTCGGACAGAAAGGATTAATAGAACACTGCCGATTCTTTTATTTTTTCTTCCCCCGACTAATTTTCGGGGGAACTTTTTTGTACTAAATCAGTAGGAAGACCATGTCTGCATGAAGAGTAATCCCTGCGAAACAGTGTCTGCAGGAAGGGCTAATACGTGCGAAGACAGTGTCTGAAAGAAGGGTTGATACGTGCGAATACAATGTATTCGTGTGTGGGTGCCAGCTGGGTTTTCTAATTGGAATGATTGTCCTCACTCAAAAAAAGTTTAACAGGGATACAAGAAAGATAGATGGGTATGGTAACCTATTCTTAGAGGTGAGAACATGACGATTAAGTTGCTGTTAGTTGAAGATGATCAAGAGATACGGGAAATCATCACCGATTATTTTACAGAGAAAAGCAGCGGGACCTTCAGGCTGGATTCGGCCCGGAGCGGGGAAGAAGGCCGGCAGAAATGCCTTGTGCAGGAATATGATTTAGTGCTGCTGGATGTTAGCAGAAGATGGACAGCAAAAAGAGAAAAGGATTAAGGTTGGAGATTTAGTAGTGTTTAAATAAATCTATTTGGGTACTGTTCTACCGTCCCTCTGAGTTTGGAGGAGGCAGTCATAAATCAGACCTTCCAATAGATCCAAGCAGTTTTTGTCTGAACCCTCTCTCGCACAAACCCATCAGAAGACATATGTTCGAGATAATTCTTAATTAGCTTGTTTTGATCATCAGCGGGGTCATTTCTAAGTTCAAAAAGTGTGCCATAATACCTACTAGCTTCTTCGATTGAGCGGACATGCTCTCGATCAGTATCCACATAGGTAATGTGGGGATAATAGCCCATTAGCCAAAGAATATTAAAAATACAGTAGACTGTGTTAACATAAAACTTTGGATCTTTAAGTTGCAGGATTTCCGTGCGAATAACGTCCTGAACAGAGTCGGAACGACTTACAAAATTAGACAAAAAGCAGTATCCTTTGCTGGCGGCGATCATCTTCTCCAGAGTGACTTGATCATGAATTCCTGGGCTGTTGATGGCTGTAACCATGTCAAATCGCTTTTTCCAACCGTATTCCTCAAGGTTTACCTCATCCCAATTTAAGTTTTTAAAAGAGATATTGGTCAGGTTGGCGGCTGCAGCGTTTTTATGGGCATGATCCAGCATCTTAGAGGATATGTCCAGGCCGGTAACGACACGGGATGTCTTGGCAAATTCAACAGCAAATCCTCCCGGACCGCAACCGATATCCAGAACACTGCGGTCTTTAGCAAGAAGATTATGATCAGACATGAATTTAATGATTTTTCCAATTCGTTGATCGGGAGTTTTTGGAGAAACTAATTTATTGAACTCATCCGCCCGATTGTCCCAAAAGGCCGTAGCAGAGGCCCTGGCAACCTTTCCTTCGCTCCACAGATCGGTGTAATGCTGTATATCCATCTCTCTACCACCCTCTAGAATAGTCCTTGAAGCAGTCCAGGCACACTTTTTTGCTGTCATTCATGCGCAGCTTGTGCTCGGGAACCCCTTCTCCGCAATTCTCACAAATTACGGTAGTAAAGAGTCTGGCCTTTTCGGGTAACTCAAAGGACGGCTTGGAGAAGTTAAAAAGTTCTTCAGCAGGTGAGTTTAGAAGATATTCTTGACGTTGCTGGCGATCCATTTCTTCATTTAAAGGCTTTACTATCATTCTCAGGCTTTCGCCATTGGAGCGGTTAAAAAAGCTGAAGGCCATTTTGCCTGTGCCTTTGTACAAAAGATTCCCTTTACCAAAAGTACAGCCGGTGATCACCTGTACAGCATCAACTCCGCAAGCATCGTTTTCAGTGACGCAGACAATTTCTTCATCCGCAGAAAACCGAATCCCCAGCTTCTTAATGGCGGCTTCGCAAGCTTTGTAGCCGATTGCCAGCCCTGGGCACTCATGCCCGTGAAATTCTACTGCTCTTTCCCACTGTGTTTGGACTCTGCACATAAATTTAATCCCCCTTTTTCATATTAAATTTCATAATAAAAAAGACCAAGGGAAAACTGACCTATCCAAGTCAGACCTCCATGGTCTTCACCAACACCTTCATGAATGGGTGTACTTATGATAAAAATTAGTATTCTACAAGATCCTTTGAATTCCTGCCGGAAATTTTCAAAATAATTAAAACGATCAATAGAGGAAAGGCAGTATTACATAAAAATGTTTTTCTGAGAAGATATTTTGGGCTATACATTTTTTGCTATTTCATGGTAAGATGAAATTACTGGAAGCTGACGCGGAAAGGATTAATACCGTAATGCAAACTCATGAAGGGGATGCAAGACCATGGAGGTTTGGCTCAGTAGAGTCTGCTTGGTGGTCTTTTATTGTGTTAAAGGGCAGCAAAACCCTAAGGGCAGATGCCTGAAGGCGTACACCTCCCCAAAAATTTGGAGCAAAAAATGAGGAGAGTATGATGCGGATAGCAGTTATTGACGGACAGGGCGGAGGTATTGGCAAACATATTGTGGAGCAGCTGCGCAAGCGATTCCCTGAACTTAATATTCTGGCCCTGGGAACAAATGCTCTTGCTACGGGTGCAATGGTGCGGGCAGGAGCTACAGAAGGGGCTTCCGGGGAGTCGGCCATTTGCTACAATGCAGATCGGGTAGACATTATTGTTGGATCTATAGGAATCATGTTGGTCTACGGAATGTTGGGAGAAATAACCTCCGGCATAGCTGCGGCTCTTTCTGCCAGCCAAGCAGAAAAGTTACTGCTGCCCATCCAACGCGGAAGCATTCAGCTGGTGGGCATACCCCGCAGCCCTCTCCCTCACCAGATAGAAGCTTTGGTGAACGAGGTGGAGGAACGAATGAGTACCAAATAGTAAAGGAGTATAGAGGCTTCAGTCTATACAGAATCTTCTGTTTTGTGGTAATATAGACAAAATAATACTGGAATAAGTGATTCTTTCCTGAAGGAAGGAATTGAAAAGGGAAGTCAGTAGAAGCTGACGCGGTGCCCGCCACTGTATGAGGGAGTTTTCTCACCTGTGTCACCGGAAATGTTTCCGGGAAGACGTGAGCAGACGATGATCTTGAGCCAGGAGACCTGCTTAAGCCAGGGTTAAAACTACCTTACGGGGTGTTAGGGGGGTGGACTTTGTTTTCGGGTTACTGTAAGTACCTGATGCAGGTTAAGCTTTTTACCCTTTCAGGGAGGTAGAGAGCTTTTTTTATTGTTCTTCAAACTAAACTTCGCGACTTGTCATTTTTAATTTAATTGATGACTCTCCTCTGAGGCGGGGAGGATCTCAAGCAGACCTATGATTTGAAGAAACGGAGTGAAAGCAATGGACATGCAAAATAGGATTGAAAAATATTGGGAGGGGGAAGCCTCCCGCTACAGTGAAGGAATATGGCAAGAGGTGAACAGCTTTAAGAAACTAGCCTGGTCAGATTTGCTTGAGCACTATAGACCGGCGGGTAATCCCCTAAGAGTGCTGGATATCGGCACCGGACCAGGTTTTTTTACTCTCCTGACGGCGGAAATGGGGTTTAATGTAACGGCTGTAGACTGTTCCCAAAACATGCTGCTGGAAGCGCAGAAGAATCTGGAACAGTTGGGTTTGCATGCAGAATTCCTGGTCATGGATTCTCATACGCTTCCGTTTGCCGATAATACCTTTGATCTGATTCTTTGCCGAAATCTGACGTGGACTCTTTATGATCCTCAGACTGCCTACAGAGAATGGTATAGGGTTCTCAAGCGTAGAGGGAGGTTGCTGGTTTTCGATGCCAATTGGAGCTTGCGCTTGCACGACCCCGAACGACAGGCTAGCTACCTGGAAGACATGGCTGAGGCTGAACGGAGAGGGATTCATCGCCCAGGACATGTTGACCCGCAAGAAGGGGAGCGGATAGCCAAAGATCTCTTCCTAAGTTCCCGCCTGCGTCCTCACTGGGATGTAGGTGCTTTGCTTGAAGTGGGATTCAAAGAAATTTTTATTAACACAAACATTTCCGACAAGGTTTGGAATGAGGACGACAAGGTTGTGTATAGGTCTACCCCTCTGTTTTTAGTCGGTGGAGAAAAATAAACCCTCTTCGCAATAATCCTTGCAGCCTGCAAATCCAAAGAAATAGTTCCTGGAAAAGAAAAGACCCATGGTTTTTACTGTGGGTCTTTTTAAATACTGATCAGAAAGTATAACTTGCGTTGCATACTTTCAGCAGCATAACTGCAACTAAGGCTTCCGCCTGTGTCCGAGGACTGCAAGGAGGTTAATTCGTGCAAAGACAGTGTCTTTGGGCGCAAGCCAAGTTTTGTATATCAGCAAAACTCCGCAAGGATGGAAAAGTCAATCAAAGGTTGCTTTGCTATAATGTAGCTGTGAGGTGGTAAAAGCATGAACTACAAAACGGATATGGAACGATGCCTCAACTACATCGAGGCTCATATCTGTGAGGACATCTCGCCACGCCGGCTGGCTGAGTTGCTGGGGTATTCATTTTACCACTTTTGCCACGTTTTCCGAGTTTGCAATGATATGCC comes from Desulfosporosinus meridiei DSM 13257 and encodes:
- a CDS encoding helix-turn-helix domain-containing protein; its protein translation is MGQNIKANKSIGDNIRKWRGTRGLTQAELSAKLQIHGCDISRGTLAKIEAGIRHISSNELQGIKAVLEITYDDFFTR
- a CDS encoding ABC transporter transmembrane domain-containing protein, whose amino-acid sequence is MAYGVLADFRVLLYRALERIAPGHLINRRSGEVASALMADVEILEWFYAHTFGAFLVAVIVPLIVLLAMGFVHWVLPLILIPWILLVCTAPFWLRKKADQQGSLVRTYLAGVNAEIVDGIQGLREILSFGFEGDYLKKLDQSTKVLSKSQLDYGKRLGTEGDIVDAFVSLGMLCMLVTSASLIGSEKLEPGWFPVVVIMSIYVFAPVTGIAKMARNFGLIKAASARVFSFLEMKPTW
- a CDS encoding ABC transporter ATP-binding protein; translation: MVVDHSDFVPDKLEAWINFKNVDFQYGENLPQVSKKVSFRINKGETVALVGHSGVGKSTCANLLLRFWDASGGVVEIGGYNIRDFTQQTLREMISYVPQDVYLFNMSVAENIKLGKPDASEEEIKRAAKEALAHEFIEKLPEGYDTNLGERGSQLSGGQRQRIAIARALLKNAPILLMDEAVSNLDTQNERELQEILLKLRKDKTTLIISHRLSTILSADRIIVLDKGEVAEVGRHDELAKKGGTYYRLLGSQRDGIVA
- a CDS encoding Uma2 family endonuclease; translated protein: MAKTISKTGIVFRYKHYLTWPEDQRWEIIDGVAFSMTPAPSRIHQKILVELLTIFHNHLRGKTCEVYAAPFDVRLPLANERDEETSNVVQPDIIVVCDPSKLDEKGCNGSPDLVIEIISPSTLRRDLKEKFYLYEKAGVLEYWIVYPENETIVIHKLVDHKYGRPEVYSTEDRITSSIFDALTINLSEIFVRHLPFQE
- a CDS encoding response regulator, with the translated sequence MTIKLLLVEDDQEIREIITDYFTEKSSGTFRLDSARSGEEGRQKCLVQEYDLVLLDVSRRWTAKREKD
- a CDS encoding class I SAM-dependent methyltransferase yields the protein MDIQHYTDLWSEGKVARASATAFWDNRADEFNKLVSPKTPDQRIGKIIKFMSDHNLLAKDRSVLDIGCGPGGFAVEFAKTSRVVTGLDISSKMLDHAHKNAAAANLTNISFKNLNWDEVNLEEYGWKKRFDMVTAINSPGIHDQVTLEKMIAASKGYCFLSNFVSRSDSVQDVIRTEILQLKDPKFYVNTVYCIFNILWLMGYYPHITYVDTDREHVRSIEEASRYYGTLFELRNDPADDQNKLIKNYLEHMSSDGFVRERVQTKTAWIYWKV
- a CDS encoding FmdE family protein; translated protein: MCRVQTQWERAVEFHGHECPGLAIGYKACEAAIKKLGIRFSADEEIVCVTENDACGVDAVQVITGCTFGKGNLLYKGTGKMAFSFFNRSNGESLRMIVKPLNEEMDRQQRQEYLLNSPAEELFNFSKPSFELPEKARLFTTVICENCGEGVPEHKLRMNDSKKVCLDCFKDYSRGW
- a CDS encoding DUF3842 family protein; protein product: MRIAVIDGQGGGIGKHIVEQLRKRFPELNILALGTNALATGAMVRAGATEGASGESAICYNADRVDIIVGSIGIMLVYGMLGEITSGIAAALSASQAEKLLLPIQRGSIQLVGIPRSPLPHQIEALVNEVEERMSTK
- a CDS encoding class I SAM-dependent methyltransferase; this encodes MDMQNRIEKYWEGEASRYSEGIWQEVNSFKKLAWSDLLEHYRPAGNPLRVLDIGTGPGFFTLLTAEMGFNVTAVDCSQNMLLEAQKNLEQLGLHAEFLVMDSHTLPFADNTFDLILCRNLTWTLYDPQTAYREWYRVLKRRGRLLVFDANWSLRLHDPERQASYLEDMAEAERRGIHRPGHVDPQEGERIAKDLFLSSRLRPHWDVGALLEVGFKEIFINTNISDKVWNEDDKVVYRSTPLFLVGGEK